A DNA window from Mycolicibacter terrae contains the following coding sequences:
- a CDS encoding ABC transporter substrate-binding protein — translation MRDQWSRRGFFGLCGTAGAAALSAACTSERHDDRGAPGPVTIAHLFGETTVGEPPKRVVCAGYTGQDDLLALGVVPIAVTAWFGDQPYAVWPWAQQRLGPAKPAVLDLDNGIAVKQIADLKPDLIIATNAGVDAETYQKLSAIAPTVPQSGGEAFFEPWKTQATAIGKAVHQPQQMRSLIDGVDAKFADVAAAHPDFTGKKALLLAGRREGGPEHGFVAAATGWRTEFLAQMGLTVADVPAVIEHDRIGSTLGGADVLIWTTESDDERRALLDDPDIAAFESRSVFTTKDQAGAIAFASPLSYPLVAEQLPGPIAGIVG, via the coding sequence ATGCGCGACCAGTGGAGCCGACGCGGCTTCTTCGGCCTGTGCGGCACAGCCGGAGCCGCAGCGCTGTCGGCGGCCTGCACATCCGAACGCCACGATGACCGCGGCGCCCCGGGACCGGTGACCATAGCGCACCTCTTCGGCGAGACGACCGTCGGCGAACCACCCAAGCGGGTGGTCTGTGCGGGCTACACCGGGCAGGACGACCTGCTGGCGCTGGGCGTCGTACCGATCGCCGTCACCGCCTGGTTCGGCGACCAACCGTACGCGGTCTGGCCCTGGGCGCAGCAGCGCCTCGGTCCCGCCAAACCGGCGGTGTTGGACTTGGACAACGGGATTGCGGTCAAGCAGATCGCTGACCTCAAGCCGGACCTGATCATCGCGACGAACGCCGGGGTGGACGCCGAGACCTATCAGAAGCTGTCGGCGATCGCGCCGACCGTGCCGCAGTCCGGCGGCGAAGCATTCTTCGAGCCGTGGAAGACCCAGGCCACCGCCATCGGCAAGGCGGTGCACCAGCCTCAGCAGATGCGGTCGCTCATCGACGGCGTCGACGCCAAGTTCGCCGACGTGGCCGCCGCGCATCCCGACTTCACCGGCAAGAAGGCGCTGCTGCTGGCGGGCCGCCGCGAGGGCGGCCCTGAGCACGGCTTCGTCGCCGCCGCCACCGGTTGGCGCACCGAGTTTCTCGCCCAGATGGGATTGACCGTCGCCGACGTCCCGGCGGTCATCGAGCACGACCGGATCGGTTCCACCCTCGGCGGCGCCGACGTGCTGATCTGGACCACCGAAAGCGACGACGAACGCCGGGCACTGCTGGACGATCCCGACATCGCCGCCTTCGAGTCGCGGAGCGTCTTCACCACCAAGGATCAGGCCGGGGCGATCGCCTTCGCCTCCCCGCTGAGCTACCCGCTGGTGGCCGAGCAGCTGCCCGGGCCGATCGCCGGAATCGTCGGGTAG
- a CDS encoding 5-oxoprolinase subunit B family protein: MGATLAFPDLPKTDRFLDYGDCALLLQFEHTAEVLAWTAALNAAALPGVLDIVPASRTVLVKLAAPGHQNDVRRRLTKLSVEPQEIETTARDAAVDVVIDVVYDGPDLAEVAERTGLTVAQVINAHTATPWRVGFGGSTPGFAYLIGGDPRLQVPRRAELRDAVPAGSVALAGQFSGIYPRQWPGGWQLIGRTDAVLWDLGRPDPALLTPGLTVQFRAA; the protein is encoded by the coding sequence ATGGGCGCGACACTGGCTTTCCCTGATCTCCCCAAGACCGACAGATTCCTCGACTACGGCGACTGCGCGCTGCTGTTGCAGTTCGAGCACACCGCCGAGGTACTGGCATGGACCGCGGCCCTGAACGCCGCGGCACTGCCCGGCGTGCTCGACATCGTGCCGGCGTCCCGCACCGTATTGGTGAAGCTGGCCGCACCCGGCCACCAGAACGACGTCCGGCGCCGGCTGACCAAGCTGAGCGTCGAACCGCAGGAGATCGAGACCACCGCGCGCGACGCTGCCGTCGACGTGGTGATCGACGTGGTCTATGACGGCCCGGACCTCGCCGAGGTGGCCGAGCGCACCGGCTTGACCGTCGCGCAGGTGATCAACGCCCACACCGCAACGCCCTGGCGAGTCGGCTTCGGCGGTTCCACTCCTGGTTTCGCCTACCTGATCGGCGGCGACCCGCGGCTGCAGGTGCCCCGCCGGGCCGAATTGCGCGACGCCGTCCCGGCCGGTTCGGTGGCGCTCGCCGGCCAGTTCAGTGGCATCTACCCGCGCCAGTGGCCGGGCGGCTGGCAGCTGATCGGGCGCACCGACGCGGTGCTGTGGGATCTGGGGCGGCCCGACCCGGCGCTGCTCACACCGGGCCTGACGGTGCAATTCCGGGCCGCGTGA
- a CDS encoding 5-oxoprolinase/urea amidolyase family protein, with amino-acid sequence MTTLEVLRTGPLALVEDLGRAGLGHLGVTRSGAADRRSHTLANRLLANPDDRATVEVAFGGFSARVRGGDVDIAVTGADTDPEVDGVSFGTNSIQRVHDGQVISLGTPRSGLRTYLAVRGGIEVTPVLGSRSYDVMAAIGPAPLRDGDVLQVGEPTGDYPEIDQAPVATIPDDVVELRVTPGPRDDWFVDPDIMVRTNWLVTNHSDRVGMRLVGMPLEYRWPGRQLPAEGADRGAIQVLPNGFPIILGPDHPVTGAYPVVGVVVEEDVDTLAQVKPGQTVRMHWSRPRRHSSDHSTW; translated from the coding sequence ATGACCACGTTGGAGGTACTGCGCACCGGCCCACTGGCTCTGGTCGAGGACCTCGGTCGGGCCGGGCTGGGCCATCTGGGCGTCACCCGGTCCGGGGCCGCCGACCGTAGGTCGCACACACTGGCCAACCGTCTGCTGGCCAATCCCGACGACCGGGCCACCGTCGAGGTGGCGTTCGGCGGATTTTCCGCGCGGGTCCGCGGCGGCGACGTCGACATCGCGGTCACCGGCGCCGACACCGACCCGGAAGTCGACGGAGTCTCGTTCGGCACCAACAGTATCCAGCGCGTCCACGACGGCCAGGTGATCTCGCTGGGCACACCCCGGTCGGGTCTGCGAACCTATCTGGCGGTGCGCGGGGGCATCGAGGTCACGCCGGTGCTGGGCTCACGCAGCTACGACGTGATGGCCGCGATCGGGCCGGCGCCGTTGCGCGACGGCGACGTGCTGCAGGTCGGCGAACCGACCGGTGACTATCCCGAGATCGACCAGGCGCCGGTGGCGACGATCCCCGACGACGTCGTAGAACTGCGGGTGACGCCCGGGCCGCGCGACGACTGGTTCGTCGACCCCGACATCATGGTGCGCACCAACTGGCTGGTCACCAACCACAGCGACCGGGTCGGGATGCGGCTGGTCGGGATGCCACTGGAATACCGCTGGCCGGGCCGGCAGTTGCCGGCCGAGGGCGCCGACCGCGGCGCGATCCAGGTTCTGCCGAACGGGTTTCCGATCATCCTCGGCCCCGACCACCCGGTGACCGGCGCCTATCCGGTGGTCGGTGTGGTGGTCGAGGAGGACGTCGACACCTTGGCCCAGGTCAAGCCCGGTCAGACCGTACGGATGCACTGGTCGCGGCCGCGTCGGCACTCCTCCGACCACTCCACCTGGTAG
- a CDS encoding GNAT family N-acetyltransferase translates to MPGKVNTARLIHTSDLDDETRRGAHQLVIEAYGDAFSDADWQHALGGMHALIWHRGALIAHGSVIRRQLLYQGRSLRCGYVEAVAVREDHRGRGLATAVLDACEQVIRGAFELGALSSADISRRLYTARGWLPWRGPTSVLSPTGPVRTPEADGTVFVMPVDLGLDTTAELACDWREGDVW, encoded by the coding sequence GTGCCCGGCAAGGTAAACACCGCCCGCCTGATCCACACCTCCGATCTGGACGACGAGACCCGCCGCGGCGCCCATCAGCTGGTCATCGAGGCCTATGGGGATGCGTTCTCCGACGCCGACTGGCAGCACGCACTCGGCGGGATGCACGCGCTGATCTGGCACCGCGGCGCCCTGATCGCCCACGGCTCGGTGATCCGGCGCCAGCTGCTCTACCAGGGCCGATCCCTACGCTGCGGCTACGTCGAAGCCGTCGCCGTCCGGGAGGACCACCGCGGACGAGGGCTGGCCACCGCGGTCCTGGACGCCTGCGAACAGGTGATCCGGGGTGCCTTCGAGCTCGGTGCGCTCAGTTCGGCCGACATCAGTCGCCGGCTCTACACCGCGCGGGGCTGGCTACCGTGGCGCGGGCCGACCTCCGTGCTGTCCCCGACCGGGCCGGTCCGCACCCCGGAGGCGGACGGCACGGTCTTCGTGATGCCGGTTGACCTGGGGTTGGATACCACCGCCGAGCTGGCCTGCGACTGGCGCGAGGGCGACGTCTGGTAG
- a CDS encoding sodium-dependent bicarbonate transport family permease, whose translation MLFEFWHNFTHNLFKPLLLFFYLGFLIPLLKVQFEFPYVLYQGLTLYLLLAIGWRGGEELATIDASSIGGVLGFIVLGFFTNLTIGFVAYALLTRMTKMRRIDRATVAGYYGSDSAGTFATCLGVLAALDIAFDAYMPVMLAIMEIPGCIVALLLVARLRERGMDPLGNMPDEPGYNPKARLELVTAAQLGAQHPQTRRQLEVEDELEMSLEKREHPEPVAVEPVVTAAAPVSAPLLREVLLNPGLYLLFGGVIIGFFGRLQGASVIEDGDHVFVTAFQGMLCLFLLEMGMTASRKLKDLRTAGRGLIAFGLLAPNIFATAGIFIIHTYSQVTGIHFETGSYVLFAVLCGAASYIAVPAVQRIAIPEASPTVPLASSLGLTFTYNVTIGIPLYLQITHAVNSWLPIS comes from the coding sequence ATGCTCTTTGAGTTCTGGCACAACTTCACCCATAACCTCTTCAAGCCGCTGCTCCTCTTTTTCTACCTGGGTTTCCTGATCCCCCTGCTGAAGGTTCAATTCGAATTTCCCTACGTTCTGTATCAGGGCTTGACGTTGTACCTGCTGCTGGCGATCGGCTGGCGGGGCGGCGAGGAGCTCGCCACCATCGACGCATCGAGCATCGGCGGAGTACTCGGTTTCATCGTGCTGGGGTTCTTCACCAACCTCACGATCGGATTCGTCGCCTATGCACTGTTGACCCGGATGACCAAGATGCGACGTATCGACCGAGCCACGGTGGCCGGCTATTACGGGTCGGATTCGGCGGGCACGTTCGCCACCTGTCTGGGCGTGCTGGCGGCGTTGGACATCGCGTTCGACGCCTACATGCCGGTGATGCTGGCCATCATGGAGATCCCGGGGTGCATCGTGGCGCTGCTCCTGGTGGCGCGGCTACGGGAGCGCGGAATGGACCCGCTGGGCAACATGCCCGACGAGCCCGGGTACAACCCCAAGGCGCGCCTGGAGCTGGTCACCGCCGCCCAGCTGGGCGCACAGCATCCCCAGACCCGGCGTCAGTTAGAGGTCGAAGACGAGCTGGAGATGTCGCTGGAGAAGCGCGAACATCCCGAACCGGTCGCCGTCGAGCCGGTGGTGACGGCGGCGGCGCCGGTCAGCGCACCCCTGCTGCGTGAAGTACTGCTCAACCCGGGGCTGTACCTGCTCTTCGGTGGAGTCATCATCGGCTTCTTCGGCCGCCTGCAGGGTGCCTCGGTCATCGAGGACGGCGACCACGTCTTCGTCACGGCGTTCCAGGGCATGCTGTGCCTGTTCCTGCTCGAGATGGGCATGACGGCGTCGCGCAAACTCAAGGACCTGCGGACCGCGGGCCGTGGATTGATCGCATTCGGGTTGCTGGCCCCGAATATCTTTGCCACAGCGGGGATTTTCATCATCCACACCTACTCGCAAGTCACCGGGATCCACTTCGAGACGGGCAGCTACGTACTGTTCGCCGTGCTCTGCGGCGCGGCGTCGTATATCGCCGTTCCCGCGGTGCAGCGAATCGCGATCCCGGAGGCCAGTCCGACGGTGCCGCTCGCCTCATCATTGGGCCTGACGTTCACCTACAACGTGACCATCGGCATTCCGCTGTATCTTCAGATCACTCACGCTGTCAACAGCTGGCTACCAATCAGCTGA
- a CDS encoding MFS transporter produces MTPTHLSEFDPEDRAAWENGNKAIARRNLIWSTATMHVAFSIWSLWSVVVLFMPESVYGIKPGDKLLLAAVATLVGACVRIPYVAATAKFGGRDWAVSSSLILLIPTVGTLLLLVNPGQPLWMYLVCAALTGLGGGNYAASLANVDAFYPQRLKGVALGLCGGIGNLGVAAIQLVGLLVLATVGNTKPELVCGVYLVLLALVGIGAALRMDNLDHGAKEVGSIRSILSVPDSWVISMLYCAAFGSFIGFAFAFAQVLHVTFEETGHSPAEASLYAARIAFLGPLLGALARIYGGRVADRRGGGRVTFVVFAGMILAAALLALTSTFDDRTPGTVTSTTVMLYIAGFMALFILAGMGNGSVLKMIPSIFEARSRSLDCSEAERRHWARSHSGALIGFATAVGALGGVAINLTLRQAYASTGTETPAFWIFLTTYCAAAALTWVMYVRRPPRVRGGTSPRAPRDAETVPV; encoded by the coding sequence ATGACGCCCACCCATCTCAGCGAATTCGACCCAGAGGACCGCGCGGCTTGGGAGAACGGCAACAAAGCCATCGCCCGACGCAACCTGATCTGGTCCACGGCAACCATGCACGTCGCGTTCTCCATCTGGTCGCTGTGGTCGGTGGTCGTGCTGTTCATGCCCGAATCGGTCTACGGCATCAAACCGGGTGACAAGCTGCTGCTCGCGGCGGTCGCCACCCTGGTCGGTGCGTGTGTGCGGATACCGTACGTGGCGGCCACCGCCAAGTTCGGTGGCCGCGACTGGGCGGTGTCCTCATCGCTGATTCTGCTGATACCCACCGTCGGGACCCTGTTATTGCTGGTCAACCCCGGTCAGCCGCTGTGGATGTATCTGGTGTGTGCGGCCCTGACCGGGCTGGGCGGCGGCAACTACGCGGCGTCGCTGGCCAATGTCGACGCCTTCTACCCGCAACGCCTCAAGGGCGTCGCACTGGGACTCTGCGGCGGTATCGGCAACCTCGGGGTGGCGGCCATCCAGCTGGTCGGACTGTTGGTGCTCGCCACCGTCGGCAACACCAAGCCCGAGCTGGTCTGCGGTGTCTACCTGGTGCTGCTCGCCCTGGTCGGCATCGGCGCAGCCCTGCGCATGGACAACCTCGACCACGGTGCGAAAGAGGTGGGCAGCATCCGATCGATCCTGTCGGTCCCCGACAGTTGGGTCATCTCGATGCTGTACTGCGCCGCGTTCGGGTCGTTCATCGGCTTCGCGTTCGCCTTCGCGCAGGTGCTGCACGTCACTTTCGAGGAGACCGGCCACAGTCCCGCGGAGGCCTCGCTGTATGCCGCCCGAATCGCCTTCCTGGGGCCACTGTTGGGCGCCTTGGCGCGCATCTACGGGGGCCGGGTGGCCGATCGCCGCGGAGGCGGACGTGTCACGTTCGTCGTCTTCGCCGGAATGATCCTGGCCGCCGCCCTACTGGCCCTCACAAGTACGTTCGACGACCGCACCCCCGGCACGGTCACCTCCACCACCGTCATGCTCTACATCGCCGGATTCATGGCGCTGTTCATCCTGGCCGGTATGGGCAACGGCTCGGTGCTGAAGATGATCCCCTCGATCTTCGAGGCCCGCAGCCGGTCGCTGGACTGCAGCGAAGCCGAGCGCCGGCACTGGGCGCGTTCGCATTCCGGAGCATTGATCGGGTTCGCCACCGCGGTCGGCGCGCTGGGCGGGGTCGCCATCAACCTGACGTTGCGGCAGGCCTATGCCAGCACGGGCACCGAGACGCCGGCCTTCTGGATCTTCCTCACGACGTATTGCGCTGCAGCGGCTTTGACCTGGGTGATGTACGTTCGCCGGCCGCCGCGGGTGCGGGGCGGCACGAGCCCGCGGGCCCCGCGTGACGCCGAAACCGTGCCGGTGTGA
- a CDS encoding sirohydrochlorin chelatase, with amino-acid sequence MIPILVAHGTRRPEGIVMIGELAERVGALLAQPVRVAFVDVLGPTPTEVLAAEADTGRPAIVVPAFLARGYHVGVDVPTHVLASGHPDVTMTPALGPDRSVAAVVAARLAESGWRVGDSVVLAAAGSSDPTARADLDQAARMLSGFLGTRVEVAFAATGGPTVPDAVAALRSQGATRVVVASYLMADGLFQRRLHEAGADLVTEPLGTHPGLARIVANRFITAQTRLPLRSGLFRDGQ; translated from the coding sequence ATGATCCCCATCCTGGTCGCACACGGCACCCGCCGGCCCGAGGGCATCGTCATGATCGGCGAACTCGCCGAGCGGGTGGGCGCGCTGCTGGCTCAGCCGGTGCGGGTGGCCTTCGTCGACGTACTGGGCCCCACCCCGACGGAGGTTCTTGCCGCCGAAGCCGATACCGGCCGTCCGGCAATCGTCGTGCCGGCCTTCCTGGCCCGCGGCTATCACGTCGGGGTCGACGTACCCACACACGTGCTGGCCAGCGGACACCCGGACGTCACCATGACGCCGGCCTTGGGGCCGGACCGGAGCGTGGCCGCTGTGGTCGCCGCGCGACTGGCCGAATCAGGCTGGCGGGTCGGGGACTCGGTGGTCCTCGCCGCGGCCGGTTCGTCGGATCCGACGGCGCGCGCCGATCTGGACCAGGCCGCGCGAATGCTGTCGGGGTTTCTCGGCACGCGCGTCGAAGTGGCGTTCGCCGCCACCGGCGGGCCCACCGTCCCCGACGCGGTGGCGGCCTTGCGCAGTCAGGGCGCGACCCGGGTGGTGGTCGCCTCGTATCTGATGGCCGACGGACTGTTTCAGCGGCGCCTGCACGAGGCGGGGGCGGATCTGGTGACCGAACCACTGGGCACCCATCCCGGCCTCGCCCGGATCGTCGCCAACCGATTCATCACCGCACAGACCCGGCTGCCGTTGCGGTCAGGGCTTTTTCGCGACGGTCAGTAG
- a CDS encoding nitrate/nitrite transporter: MPRSHVITDWDPEDTVAWAAGNGKIARRNLIWSTIAEHVGFSIWSIWSVMVLFMPESVYGFSSGDKFLLAATATLAGGGLRIPYSMATAKFGGRNWTIFSALVLLIPTVAMMVLLAHPGLPLWPYLVCAALTGLGGGNFAASMTNVNAFYPNRLKGSALAVNAGGGNLGVPLIQLVGLAVLATVGNRQPHWVCAIYLVFLAITAIGAALYMDNLENHKVDLTAMRAILPAADTWIIALLYIGTFGSFIGYSFAFGQVLQISFVGSGQSPAQASLHAAQIAFLGPLLGSVARIIGGRIADRIGGGRVTLAAFGGMFAAAGLLAGVSVINDHRAGPTASSTMVGFVIGFVALFIVSGIGNGSVYKMIPSVFEARSHALGLSESDRRQWARAMSGALIGFAGAIGAFGGVGINLALRQSYLSSGSATAAFWIFLAGYVVAAGVTWLRYVRSPILVVQPVRAALAPA, encoded by the coding sequence ATGCCTCGTTCACACGTCATCACTGATTGGGATCCCGAAGACACCGTGGCCTGGGCGGCCGGTAACGGCAAGATCGCCCGGCGGAACCTGATCTGGTCGACCATCGCCGAACACGTCGGATTTTCGATCTGGTCGATCTGGTCGGTGATGGTGCTGTTCATGCCCGAATCGGTGTACGGCTTCTCCAGCGGGGACAAATTCCTCCTCGCGGCCACCGCCACCCTGGCCGGCGGCGGGCTGCGCATCCCGTATTCGATGGCCACCGCGAAGTTCGGCGGCCGCAACTGGACGATTTTCTCCGCGCTGGTCCTGTTGATCCCGACGGTGGCGATGATGGTCCTGCTGGCCCACCCGGGGCTGCCGCTGTGGCCCTATCTGGTGTGCGCAGCCCTGACCGGTCTCGGTGGCGGCAACTTCGCCGCGTCGATGACCAACGTGAACGCGTTCTACCCGAACCGGCTCAAGGGCTCGGCACTGGCGGTCAACGCCGGTGGCGGCAACCTCGGGGTGCCGCTGATCCAGCTGGTCGGCCTGGCGGTGCTGGCCACCGTGGGCAATCGCCAGCCGCACTGGGTCTGCGCGATCTACCTGGTGTTCCTCGCGATCACCGCGATAGGCGCGGCCCTGTACATGGACAACCTGGAAAACCACAAGGTCGATCTGACCGCGATGCGCGCGATCCTGCCCGCGGCCGACACCTGGATCATCGCGCTGCTCTACATCGGGACCTTCGGCTCATTCATCGGGTACTCGTTCGCGTTCGGCCAGGTGCTTCAGATCAGCTTCGTGGGCAGCGGACAGAGCCCCGCGCAGGCGTCGCTGCACGCTGCCCAAATCGCCTTTCTCGGGCCGCTGCTGGGATCGGTGGCGCGCATCATCGGGGGCCGGATCGCCGACCGCATCGGCGGTGGCCGGGTCACCCTGGCCGCCTTCGGCGGGATGTTCGCCGCCGCGGGACTGCTCGCCGGTGTCAGCGTCATCAACGACCATCGCGCCGGCCCGACGGCCAGCTCCACCATGGTGGGCTTCGTCATCGGCTTCGTAGCGTTGTTCATCGTCTCGGGGATCGGCAATGGTTCGGTGTACAAGATGATCCCGTCGGTGTTCGAGGCCCGCAGTCACGCACTGGGTCTCAGCGAGAGCGACCGTCGGCAGTGGGCGCGAGCCATGTCGGGTGCTCTGATCGGATTCGCCGGCGCCATCGGCGCGTTCGGCGGTGTCGGTATCAATCTGGCTCTGCGCCAGTCATATCTGTCCAGCGGCTCGGCGACGGCGGCATTCTGGATCTTCCTGGCAGGCTATGTCGTCGCCGCCGGCGTGACCTGGCTGCGGTACGTGCGCAGCCCGATCCTCGTTGTCCAACCGGTCCGGGCCGCGCTGGCTCCGGCATAA